A single genomic interval of Stieleria maiorica harbors:
- a CDS encoding M16 family metallopeptidase, whose protein sequence is MLSIACILTVPARLAGEMPEPACEIEGISEYQLDNGLKVLFVPDSSIPTLTVNIIIRAGSRHEPYGQKGIAHLLEHMMFKGTVAFPDVRNVIRRNGWSMQASTWNDFTNYESTMPGTRENLEKIIHFEADRFANLRLTPSQLTEELKIVLNENSNAKASPENVLTEQMISVAFPWHNYGRATIGNQGDLSKMTVDSLEAFRRTYYRADNATIVLAGRFEPQLALDSIQTHFGGLKYPERVPPIESTIDPPQTGERRITVRGMTGKPVAALLYHGPAGAHEDFAAFEIFLSALMDTTPGYLWAQERFRSAALVSPDILGDGQLWGRISGLKQRGFVELYGTMPTDSAPEPLLNELVAATEHFAENVTREQVRSAKRRVLARMQSQLLDLRSFAVELRYWESLGNWRLYFLHRDRVKNVRVEDVQRVAKRYLHRDNRTEGLYFASSEPVLTTIQEPHVPPESFDGFHRESTISVGEWIEPDPLAVESRVSRRSFPNGVKVALLQKRTRGSMVHARLTFRLDSTVMPVVNAGALLLLPKLITSTNAKAAARLRVPGSVGLGTTFGSRTVDGLSITIRSEKEHFLLMLERLDHLLSGPCFTQDEFETLKRTNVASLERRSRLPYPLADEHLRRSGAKSLQEELDSLKSIRFADILDCYQQLTGSVHGDFVAVGDFEPETVIAKVAPPLDRWQSEREFQPPASYQVESESTELQIDGSPSACFAGDLYVQVGRDHPDYVALLVAHRVWMLRRLIPRISQDVGLSYYYSNSLQPLPGTNQSRVSLRATCDSVRLLELKRAIADSFYSLHSTEITVDELSLAKEHLANSARMKFWSDKSLLSSLAETTSEDRSFIDESNLMRRINEVGLADVQQAGKNYLNFDQMVIAVAGDVALTADPDQ, encoded by the coding sequence ATGCTTTCCATTGCATGTATATTGACCGTTCCTGCGAGACTCGCAGGCGAGATGCCGGAACCGGCATGCGAAATCGAGGGAATATCGGAATATCAGTTGGACAACGGGCTGAAGGTGCTTTTTGTGCCGGATTCCTCGATTCCTACCCTTACTGTCAATATCATCATTCGCGCTGGCTCGCGTCATGAGCCGTATGGGCAAAAAGGTATCGCCCATCTCTTAGAGCACATGATGTTTAAGGGAACGGTCGCCTTTCCAGACGTCCGAAACGTCATCCGACGAAACGGCTGGTCGATGCAAGCTTCGACGTGGAATGACTTCACGAACTACGAATCAACCATGCCCGGTACACGCGAGAATCTGGAGAAAATAATCCACTTTGAGGCGGATCGCTTCGCCAATCTCCGCTTGACACCGAGTCAGCTGACCGAGGAACTAAAGATCGTCTTGAACGAAAACAGCAACGCGAAAGCGAGTCCAGAAAACGTTCTGACTGAACAGATGATTTCGGTGGCGTTCCCTTGGCACAACTATGGCCGAGCGACTATTGGAAATCAGGGTGACCTCAGCAAGATGACGGTGGACTCTCTGGAAGCATTTCGCCGGACGTACTATCGGGCCGACAATGCAACGATTGTCCTGGCAGGAAGATTCGAACCACAGTTGGCGCTGGACAGCATCCAGACACACTTCGGTGGACTCAAGTACCCTGAACGCGTACCTCCAATCGAATCGACGATTGATCCGCCACAGACCGGCGAACGTCGAATAACGGTGAGAGGGATGACCGGAAAACCGGTCGCAGCGCTTCTTTACCACGGGCCGGCGGGAGCTCATGAAGACTTTGCCGCATTCGAGATCTTTCTCAGTGCATTGATGGACACGACACCTGGCTACCTTTGGGCGCAAGAGCGATTTCGATCGGCTGCCCTGGTTTCCCCCGACATCCTTGGAGATGGCCAGCTCTGGGGGCGAATCTCAGGATTGAAGCAACGCGGATTCGTTGAGCTGTATGGGACGATGCCGACCGATTCGGCTCCGGAACCGTTGTTAAACGAGCTTGTCGCTGCCACCGAGCACTTTGCCGAGAACGTGACACGCGAACAAGTGCGATCAGCGAAACGCCGAGTTCTTGCCAGAATGCAGAGTCAGCTGCTTGACCTTCGGTCGTTTGCGGTTGAGCTTCGCTACTGGGAATCCCTTGGCAATTGGCGTTTGTACTTTCTGCATCGCGACCGAGTCAAAAACGTTCGCGTCGAAGATGTTCAGCGGGTCGCCAAACGGTATCTACATCGCGACAATCGAACGGAAGGACTTTACTTTGCCTCGAGCGAGCCCGTATTGACGACAATTCAAGAGCCGCACGTACCACCGGAGTCTTTCGATGGTTTTCATCGGGAGAGTACGATTTCTGTCGGCGAATGGATTGAGCCGGATCCGTTGGCGGTTGAAAGCCGGGTGAGTCGCCGTTCGTTTCCCAACGGAGTGAAGGTAGCTTTGTTGCAAAAAAGGACACGCGGGTCGATGGTGCACGCGAGACTAACGTTCCGACTCGATAGCACCGTCATGCCCGTGGTAAACGCGGGTGCACTTTTGTTGCTCCCAAAACTGATCACTTCAACGAACGCGAAAGCGGCCGCGCGCCTGCGTGTTCCCGGATCGGTCGGACTTGGAACTACCTTTGGAAGCAGAACGGTTGATGGACTCAGCATCACCATTCGCTCAGAGAAGGAGCATTTCTTGTTGATGCTCGAACGACTCGATCATCTGCTTAGCGGGCCTTGTTTTACGCAGGATGAATTTGAAACGCTCAAACGAACGAACGTCGCCTCGTTGGAGCGTCGCTCAAGACTTCCCTACCCCTTAGCCGATGAACACCTGCGCCGAAGCGGAGCTAAATCGCTACAGGAGGAGTTGGATTCGCTGAAGTCGATCAGATTCGCGGATATTCTTGACTGTTACCAGCAATTGACCGGTAGCGTGCATGGTGATTTTGTAGCAGTTGGTGATTTCGAGCCGGAAACAGTCATCGCGAAAGTCGCACCACCACTGGACCGTTGGCAGTCGGAGCGCGAGTTTCAACCTCCCGCTTCCTATCAAGTTGAATCCGAGTCTACGGAACTGCAAATTGACGGGAGTCCGTCGGCATGCTTTGCTGGTGACCTCTATGTCCAAGTCGGCCGGGACCACCCAGACTACGTCGCGTTGTTGGTTGCGCATCGAGTTTGGATGCTGCGTCGATTAATTCCTCGGATCAGCCAGGATGTCGGTTTGTCATACTATTACTCGAACTCTCTCCAGCCCCTGCCGGGCACGAATCAGTCCCGAGTAAGCTTGCGAGCTACCTGCGACTCAGTAAGGCTTTTGGAGTTGAAACGAGCGATTGCCGATTCATTTTATTCTCTGCATTCAACCGAGATCACAGTCGACGAACTCAGTCTCGCAAAGGAGCATTTGGCGAATTCAGCGCGGATGAAATTCTGGAGCGACAAATCACTGCTTTCTAGCCTCGCGGAAACGACCAGCGAAGATCGAAGCTTTATCGACGAATCTAACCTGATGCGGCGAATCAATGAGGTAGGGTTGGCCGACGTGCAGCAGGCAGGCAAAAACTACTTGAATTTCGATCAAATGGTAATCGCTGTAGCTGGGGACGTTGCGCTTACAGCAGATCCAGATCAATAA